Proteins encoded in a region of the Syngnathus typhle isolate RoL2023-S1 ecotype Sweden linkage group LG20, RoL_Styp_1.0, whole genome shotgun sequence genome:
- the LOC133144100 gene encoding myocyte-specific enhancer factor 2D homolog isoform X6, giving the protein MGRKKIQIQRITDERNKQVTFTKRKFGLMKKAYELSVLCDCEIALIIFNHANKLFQYASTDMDKVLLKYTEYNEPHESRTNADIIETLRKKGFNGCDSPEPDGEDSIDQSPLNDDKFRKTTEDLDVLFKRYGASNPSPLQFSNPGNALVTTSYVTASSLADTHLLSPQQPAPPRNTVSPGLPQRPASAGALLGGDLNNSNGGCPSPVPNGYTSARASPGLLAVSNGNSLGKVAPAKSPPPPPASPQMVSGRKPDLRVITSQGGKSLMQMTEDELELVNENAQRLAVGAQVAQTLTTPVVSVATPSLLAQGLPFSAMPTAYNTEYQLTSADITALHALASPGGLLPTSMATWQQQQQPVVSQQPQQQTQQQQINLASLSNLVMWGVDKQSSELSSQVSSLAANLSLGSPSNLLLGRDEWLGRHRAPECITGLLKMASWPVAHIPQGAMLTVNTSSGVSIKSEPVSPGRDRSTPCPPPAPPPPPVPPPPSAGATLSAPPQYPGSLLCLEPPTGRSPADSVSSNASSFEGSDREDTGGGGGGANNNAADMAATGSVGPGRSDFSPSPEPEGGNIKRMRLDTWVT; this is encoded by the exons ATGGGAAGGAAAAAGATTCAGATCCAGCGGATCACCGATGAAAGAAACAAGCAG GTGACATTCACCAAACGCAAATTCGGCTTGATGAAGAAGGCGTACGAGCTGAGCGTGCTGTGCGACTGCGAGATCGCCCTGATCATCTTCAATCACGCCAACAAGCTCTTCCAGTACGCCAGCACCGACATGGACAAGGTTCTGCTCAAGTACACCGAGTACAACGAGCCCCACGAGAGCCGCACCAACGCCGACATCATCGAG acTTTGCGAAAGAAAGGCTTCAATGGTTGCGACAGTCCGGAACCTGACGGCGAAGACTCCATCGATCAGAGTCCCTTAAATGACGACAAATTTCGGAAGACCACAGAAGACCTGGATGTTCTCTTCAAGCGTTACGGC GCGTCCAATCCCAGCCCGCTGCAGTTCAGCAACCCTGGCAACGCGCTGGTAACTACCTCCTACGTGACGGCGTCGTCGCTCGCCGACACCCACCTCCTGTCGCCACAGCAACCGGCTCCTCCGAGGAACACAGTCTCCCCCGGGTTGCCGCAGCGACCGGCCAGCGCAG GTGCGCTCCTGGGTGGTGACCTGAATAATTCGAACGGAGGCTGTCCGAGTCCAGTCC CTAACGGCTACACCAGCGCCAGGGCCTCGCCGGGCCTCCTGGCCGTGTCCAACGGGAACAGCCTGGGAAAGGTAGCCCCGGCCAAGtcgcccccgccgccgcccgccAGCCCCCAGATGGTCAGCGGGCGCAAACCGGACCTCCGCGTCATCACCTCGCAGGGCGGGAAGAGCCTCATGCAGATG ACAGAGGATGAGCTGGAGTTGGTAAATGAG AACGCCCAGCGGCTGGCGGTCGGCGCCCAGGTGGCCCAGACCCTCACCACGCCCGTGGTGTCGGTGGCCACGCCCAGCCTCCTGGCGCAGGGCCTCCCCTTCTCCGCCATGCCCACGGCATACAACACAG AGTACCAGCTGACAAGCGCAGACATTACGGCGCTTCACGCCCTGGCGTCTCCCGGCGGCTTGCTGCCAACCAGCATGGCGacgtggcagcagcagcagcagcccgtcGTCTCGCAGCAACCGCAGCAGCAAACGCAACAGCAGCAAATCAATCTGGCGTCGCTCAGCAACTTGGT CATGTGGGGCGTGGACAAACAAAGCAGCGAGCTGTCTAGCCAGGTGTCCAGTCTGGCTGCCAATCTGAG TCTGGGCTCTCCGTCCAACCTGCTCTTGGGTAGAGATGAGTGGTTGGGCCG CCACAGGGCCCCTGAATGCATCACAGGCTTGTTGAAAATGGCttcttg GCCGGTGGCGCACATACCTCAAGGCGCCATGTTGACGGTCAACACCAGCAGCGGCGTCAGCATCAAGTCGGAGCCGGTGTCGCCGGGTCGGGACCGCAGCACCCCTTGCCCTCCGCCggcaccaccgccgccgccagtCCCGCCGCCTCCGTCCGCTGGAGCCACCCTGTCGGCACCACCTCAGTACCCGGGCTCACTGCTGTGCTTGGAGCCGCCCACGGGACGTTCTCCCGCAGACAGCGTGAGCAGCAACGCCAGCTCCTTCGAAGGCAGCGACCGCGAGGACacgggcggcggtggcggcggcgccaACAACAACGCCGCCGACATGGCCGCCACGGGGAGTGTCGGGCCGGGCCGCTCTGACTTCAGCCCCTCGCCGGAGCCAGAAGGTGGCAACATCAAGCGAATGAGACTGGACACCTGGGTCACATAA
- the LOC133144100 gene encoding myocyte-specific enhancer factor 2D homolog isoform X9: MGRKKIQIQRITDERNKQVTFTKRKFGLMKKAYELSVLCDCEIALIIFNHANKLFQYASTDMDKVLLKYTEYNEPHESRTNADIIETLRKKGFNGCDSPEPDGEDSIDQSPLNDDKFRKTTEDLDVLFKRYGQQSTAPPQTFTMPVTVQASNPSPLQFSNPGNALVTTSYVTASSLADTHLLSPQQPAPPRNTVSPGLPQRPASAGALLGGDLNNSNGGCPSPVPNGYTSARASPGLLAVSNGNSLGKVAPAKSPPPPPASPQMVSGRKPDLRVITSQGGKSLMQMNAQRLAVGAQVAQTLTTPVVSVATPSLLAQGLPFSAMPTAYNTEYQLTSADITALHALASPGGLLPTSMATWQQQQQPVVSQQPQQQTQQQQINLASLSNLVPVAHIPQGAMLTVNTSSGVSIKSEPVSPGRDRSTPCPPPAPPPPPVPPPPSAGATLSAPPQYPGSLLCLEPPTGRSPADSVSSNASSFEGSDREDTGGGGGGANNNAADMAATGSVGPGRSDFSPSPEPEGGNIKRMRLDTWVT; this comes from the exons ATGGGAAGGAAAAAGATTCAGATCCAGCGGATCACCGATGAAAGAAACAAGCAG GTGACATTCACCAAACGCAAATTCGGCTTGATGAAGAAGGCGTACGAGCTGAGCGTGCTGTGCGACTGCGAGATCGCCCTGATCATCTTCAATCACGCCAACAAGCTCTTCCAGTACGCCAGCACCGACATGGACAAGGTTCTGCTCAAGTACACCGAGTACAACGAGCCCCACGAGAGCCGCACCAACGCCGACATCATCGAG acTTTGCGAAAGAAAGGCTTCAATGGTTGCGACAGTCCGGAACCTGACGGCGAAGACTCCATCGATCAGAGTCCCTTAAATGACGACAAATTTCGGAAGACCACAGAAGACCTGGATGTTCTCTTCAAGCGTTACGGC CAGCAGTCGACGGCTCCGCCGCAGACCTTCACCATGCCCGTCACCGTGCAGGCGTCCAATCCCAGCCCGCTGCAGTTCAGCAACCCTGGCAACGCGCTGGTAACTACCTCCTACGTGACGGCGTCGTCGCTCGCCGACACCCACCTCCTGTCGCCACAGCAACCGGCTCCTCCGAGGAACACAGTCTCCCCCGGGTTGCCGCAGCGACCGGCCAGCGCAG GTGCGCTCCTGGGTGGTGACCTGAATAATTCGAACGGAGGCTGTCCGAGTCCAGTCC CTAACGGCTACACCAGCGCCAGGGCCTCGCCGGGCCTCCTGGCCGTGTCCAACGGGAACAGCCTGGGAAAGGTAGCCCCGGCCAAGtcgcccccgccgccgcccgccAGCCCCCAGATGGTCAGCGGGCGCAAACCGGACCTCCGCGTCATCACCTCGCAGGGCGGGAAGAGCCTCATGCAGATG AACGCCCAGCGGCTGGCGGTCGGCGCCCAGGTGGCCCAGACCCTCACCACGCCCGTGGTGTCGGTGGCCACGCCCAGCCTCCTGGCGCAGGGCCTCCCCTTCTCCGCCATGCCCACGGCATACAACACAG AGTACCAGCTGACAAGCGCAGACATTACGGCGCTTCACGCCCTGGCGTCTCCCGGCGGCTTGCTGCCAACCAGCATGGCGacgtggcagcagcagcagcagcccgtcGTCTCGCAGCAACCGCAGCAGCAAACGCAACAGCAGCAAATCAATCTGGCGTCGCTCAGCAACTTGGT GCCGGTGGCGCACATACCTCAAGGCGCCATGTTGACGGTCAACACCAGCAGCGGCGTCAGCATCAAGTCGGAGCCGGTGTCGCCGGGTCGGGACCGCAGCACCCCTTGCCCTCCGCCggcaccaccgccgccgccagtCCCGCCGCCTCCGTCCGCTGGAGCCACCCTGTCGGCACCACCTCAGTACCCGGGCTCACTGCTGTGCTTGGAGCCGCCCACGGGACGTTCTCCCGCAGACAGCGTGAGCAGCAACGCCAGCTCCTTCGAAGGCAGCGACCGCGAGGACacgggcggcggtggcggcggcgccaACAACAACGCCGCCGACATGGCCGCCACGGGGAGTGTCGGGCCGGGCCGCTCTGACTTCAGCCCCTCGCCGGAGCCAGAAGGTGGCAACATCAAGCGAATGAGACTGGACACCTGGGTCACATAA
- the LOC133144100 gene encoding myocyte-specific enhancer factor 2D homolog isoform X5 produces the protein MGRKKIQIQRITDERNKQVTFTKRKFGLMKKAYELSVLCDCEIALIIFNHANKLFQYASTDMDKVLLKYTEYNEPHESRTNADIIETLRKKGFNGCDSPEPDGEDSIDQSPLNDDKFRKTTEDLDVLFKRYGQSTAPPQTFTMPVTVQASNPSPLQFSNPGNALVTTSYVTASSLADTHLLSPQQPAPPRNTVSPGLPQRPASAGALLGGDLNNSNGGCPSPVPNGYTSARASPGLLAVSNGNSLGKVAPAKSPPPPPASPQMVSGRKPDLRVITSQGGKSLMQMTEDELELVNENAQRLAVGAQVAQTLTTPVVSVATPSLLAQGLPFSAMPTAYNTEYQLTSADITALHALASPGGLLPTSMATWQQQQQPVVSQQPQQQTQQQQINLASLSNLVMWGVDKQSSELSSQVSSLAANLSLGSPSNLLLGRDEWLGRPVAHIPQGAMLTVNTSSGVSIKSEPVSPGRDRSTPCPPPAPPPPPVPPPPSAGATLSAPPQYPGSLLCLEPPTGRSPADSVSSNASSFEGSDREDTGGGGGGANNNAADMAATGSVGPGRSDFSPSPEPEGGNIKRMRLDTWVT, from the exons ATGGGAAGGAAAAAGATTCAGATCCAGCGGATCACCGATGAAAGAAACAAGCAG GTGACATTCACCAAACGCAAATTCGGCTTGATGAAGAAGGCGTACGAGCTGAGCGTGCTGTGCGACTGCGAGATCGCCCTGATCATCTTCAATCACGCCAACAAGCTCTTCCAGTACGCCAGCACCGACATGGACAAGGTTCTGCTCAAGTACACCGAGTACAACGAGCCCCACGAGAGCCGCACCAACGCCGACATCATCGAG acTTTGCGAAAGAAAGGCTTCAATGGTTGCGACAGTCCGGAACCTGACGGCGAAGACTCCATCGATCAGAGTCCCTTAAATGACGACAAATTTCGGAAGACCACAGAAGACCTGGATGTTCTCTTCAAGCGTTACGGC CAGTCGACGGCTCCGCCGCAGACCTTCACCATGCCCGTCACCGTGCAGGCGTCCAATCCCAGCCCGCTGCAGTTCAGCAACCCTGGCAACGCGCTGGTAACTACCTCCTACGTGACGGCGTCGTCGCTCGCCGACACCCACCTCCTGTCGCCACAGCAACCGGCTCCTCCGAGGAACACAGTCTCCCCCGGGTTGCCGCAGCGACCGGCCAGCGCAG GTGCGCTCCTGGGTGGTGACCTGAATAATTCGAACGGAGGCTGTCCGAGTCCAGTCC CTAACGGCTACACCAGCGCCAGGGCCTCGCCGGGCCTCCTGGCCGTGTCCAACGGGAACAGCCTGGGAAAGGTAGCCCCGGCCAAGtcgcccccgccgccgcccgccAGCCCCCAGATGGTCAGCGGGCGCAAACCGGACCTCCGCGTCATCACCTCGCAGGGCGGGAAGAGCCTCATGCAGATG ACAGAGGATGAGCTGGAGTTGGTAAATGAG AACGCCCAGCGGCTGGCGGTCGGCGCCCAGGTGGCCCAGACCCTCACCACGCCCGTGGTGTCGGTGGCCACGCCCAGCCTCCTGGCGCAGGGCCTCCCCTTCTCCGCCATGCCCACGGCATACAACACAG AGTACCAGCTGACAAGCGCAGACATTACGGCGCTTCACGCCCTGGCGTCTCCCGGCGGCTTGCTGCCAACCAGCATGGCGacgtggcagcagcagcagcagcccgtcGTCTCGCAGCAACCGCAGCAGCAAACGCAACAGCAGCAAATCAATCTGGCGTCGCTCAGCAACTTGGT CATGTGGGGCGTGGACAAACAAAGCAGCGAGCTGTCTAGCCAGGTGTCCAGTCTGGCTGCCAATCTGAG TCTGGGCTCTCCGTCCAACCTGCTCTTGGGTAGAGATGAGTGGTTGGGCCG GCCGGTGGCGCACATACCTCAAGGCGCCATGTTGACGGTCAACACCAGCAGCGGCGTCAGCATCAAGTCGGAGCCGGTGTCGCCGGGTCGGGACCGCAGCACCCCTTGCCCTCCGCCggcaccaccgccgccgccagtCCCGCCGCCTCCGTCCGCTGGAGCCACCCTGTCGGCACCACCTCAGTACCCGGGCTCACTGCTGTGCTTGGAGCCGCCCACGGGACGTTCTCCCGCAGACAGCGTGAGCAGCAACGCCAGCTCCTTCGAAGGCAGCGACCGCGAGGACacgggcggcggtggcggcggcgccaACAACAACGCCGCCGACATGGCCGCCACGGGGAGTGTCGGGCCGGGCCGCTCTGACTTCAGCCCCTCGCCGGAGCCAGAAGGTGGCAACATCAAGCGAATGAGACTGGACACCTGGGTCACATAA